The genomic DNA AACCGTTTACGATATATTTGACAAGTTTCAATAAAAAGTTTAATAATAATGAATATTTACAATAAACATTCAATAAGTGAATTTTTATATAATCCCTCTTGAGGAGGACAATAGATGTCGGAGTTTTTAGTAATCGTTGAGTCACCTGCAAAGGCGAAGACGATAGAGAGATACTTAGGAAAAAAATATAAAGTTAAGGCGTCGATGGGACACGTACGTGATCTTCCAAAAAGTCAGATGGGAGTCGACGTTGATCATGAGTTCGAACCAAAGTATATTACTATACGCGGAAAAGGACCTGTTCTAAAGGAATTAAAAACAGCTGCAAAAAAAGCAAAGAAAATATATCTAGCGGCTGACCCGGATCGTGAAGGGGAAGCGATCGCTTGGCATCTTGCTCACACACTGGATGTGGATATCCACTCAGATTGTCGGGTAGTATTTAACGAAATTACGAAGGATGCGATTAAAGAGTCTTTTAAGCATCCTAGACCCATTAACATGGATTTAGTAGATGCCCAGCAAGCACGTAGAATTTTAGACCGTTTGGTTGGATACAATATTAGTCCGTTGTTTTGGAAAAAGGTGAAAAAAGGGCTGAGTGCTGGTCGAGTTCAATCCGTAGCTGTACGATTAATTATTGACCGAGAAAACGAAATTAAAGCGTTTATCCCTGAAGAATACTGGACGATAGAAGGCGAATTCTTAAAGGGGACAACGAGTTTTGAGGCTGATTTCTTCGGATTAGTAAATCAGCGTATGGAGCTAAAATCAGAAGATGAGGTAAAATCGATTTTAGCTAAAATGAAAGGCAACCAGTTTGAAGTAACCTCTGTGACCAAAAAAGAACGTAAAAGAAATCCAGCTGTTCCATTTACGACTTCTTCCCTTCAACAAGAGGCAGCTAGAAAATTAAACTTCCGAGCAAAAAAGACAATGATGCTAGCTCAACAGCTGTATGAAGGAATCAATTTAGGAAAAGAAGGAACCGTCGGGTTAATTACATACATGAGAACAGATTCAACTAGAATTTCTGAAGTAGCCCAAGCAGAAGCAAATCAGTATATTGAGTCAACTTACGGTGCCAACTTTTTACCTGAGGAAAAGCGTAAAGAAAAAAAAGGTGCGAACACACAAGATGCTCATGAAGCGATCAGACCAACGAGTACGCTACGTGATCCTTCTAGTATGAAAGAATTTCTGTCTAGAGATCAATTGAGACTATATAAGTTAATTTGGGAGCGTTTCGTATCTAGTCAAATGGCACCGGCTGTTATGGACACAATGAGTGTGGATTTGAAGAATGGAGAAGTAATTTTTAGAGCAACCGGATCCAAGGTGAAGTTTCCAGGTTTTATGAAGGTGTACGTTGAGGGGACAGATGATCAAACAGAGGACAAGAACAAAATGCTTCCGGATCTAAAGGAAGGCGATACAGTCCTCAAAAAGGACATCGAACCAAAACAACACTTTACCCAACCTCCTCCTAGGTATACGGAAGCTAGATTAGTTAAGACGTTGGAGGAACTGGGGATTGGTCGACCGTCGACATTTGCTCCAACACTAGATACCATCCAAAAACGTGGATATGTTACTCTTGATAATAAGCGATTCATTCCAACCGAACTTGGAGAAATTGTTCATGAACTCATGGTAGAATTCTTCCCAGATATCTTAGATGTCGAGTTTACCGCAAAAATGGAACAAGAATTAGATAATGTAGAAGAAGGAAAAACAAAATGGGTACGAATCATCGATGAGTTTTATCGAGGGTTTGAAAAACATTTAGAAAAGGCCGAAAAGGAAATGGAGCAGGTAGAAATTAAAGATGAGCCTGCTGGTGAGGATTGTGAGCAGTGTGGAAATGAGATGGTCTATAAAATGGGTCGCTATGGAAAGTTCATGGCATGCAGTAATTTCCCGGATTGTCGAAACACAAAAGCAATCGTAAAGGATATAGGTGTTAAATGCCCAAATTGTAAGACTGGAAATATTATAGAAAGAAAAAGTAAAAAGCGTCGAATTTTCTATGGCTGTGATACATTCCCAGAATGTGAATTCATTTCATGGGATAAACCGCTGCCTAGAAATTGCCCGAAATGTGAATCACTATTGATCGAGAAGAAGCTTAAAAAAGGTGTCCAAGTTCAATGCATTAGTTGTGACTACAAGGAAGAGCCACAAAGCTAAGGGTGAGCACTATGCTCACTCTTTTTATTGCGCTTGTCAGTGAAGACAAAATGCCTGAAACTTTTAAGTTTCTCAAACGTAGTGTAAAATGCAGATGGAATATGGAAAAGCTAATATCAAAAAAGATACATACGAGCTATTGGAGGTTCATAAAATGATAGATGCAACAGTGAATGTAATAGGAGCAGGTTTAGCTGGAAGTGAAGCCGCTTGGCAACTTGCAAAGAGGGGAATAAAGGTTCGCTTGTACGAAATGAGACCAGTGAAGCAAACTCCTGCGCATCACACAGATAAATTTGCTGAGTTAGTTTGCAGTAACTCCCTTCGCGCAAATAATTTAACAAATGCAGTTGGAGTCCTGAAGGAAGAAATGCGAAAGCTAGATTCTGTTATTATCGCTTCTGCAGATGCTTGTGCAGTTCCAGCAGGAGGTGCGCTTGCCGTGGATCGTCATGAGTTTGCTGCTCATGTAACAGATAAGGTGAAAAATCATCCCAATGTAACAGTGATCAATGAGGAAATAACAGAAATTCCAGAGGGGCTTACTGTTATTGCAACGGGACCTTTAACAAGTCCGGCGCTTTCAGCTAAGCTGCAAGAACTGACTGGCGAGGAATATTTATACTTTTATGACGCTGCAGCTCCTATCATTGAAAAAGATAGCATTGATATGGAGAAGGTGTATTTAAAATCCCGTTACGATAAAGGGGAGGCAGCATATTTAAACTGCCCTATGACCGAAGAAGAGTTTGATCGTTTTTACGAGGCACTTGTTTCAGCAGAAACGGTTCCATTGAAAGAGTTTGAAAAAGAAATTTTCTTTGAAGGATGTATGCCGATTGAGGTAATGGCTAGTCGCGGAAAGAAAACCATGCTTTTTGGTCCAATGAAGCCAGTTGGCCTTGAGGACCCAAAAACAGGAAAGCGTCCGTTTGCTGTAGTTCAGCTTAGACAGGATGATGCTGCAGGAACACTCTATAATATTGTTGGATTTCAGACACATTTGAAGTGGGGACCACAAAAGGAGGTTCTTCAATTAATCCCTGGATTAGAAAATGCTGAAATCGTAAGGTATGGTGTTATGCACAGAAATACCTTTATTAATTCACCTAAAGTACTCGAACCGACCTATCAATTCAAAAATCGTAAGGATTTATTCTTTGCTGGTCAAATGACAGGAGTAGAGGGCTATGTGGAGTCTGCAGCAAGTGGATTAGTTGCTGGGCTTAATGCAGCCAAACTTGTACAAGGAGAAGAGCTTGTTGTGTTTCCGGAAGAAACTGCGATCGGGAGTATGGCAAGATACATCACGAGTGCAAGCGCAAAGAATTTTCAGCCGATGAATGCGAACTTTGGTTTGTTCCCAGAGTTACCGACTAAAATCAGAGGAAAAAAGGAAAGAGCAGAGCATCATGCAAACCGAGCATTAGAAACAATTCAGAACTTTGTGAAAAATTTGTAAATTGCTTGCAAGGGTATGTGAAGTGTGATACGATTTAGGAGCCTTTGTGAGGTGACGAATATTGTCAGAAGATGTGAACGATTCAGCAAAGTTATTTTTTGAATATTTACAAATAGAAAGAAATTATTCACAATATACAATTGAGCATTATCAAGTGGATGTTAGGGATTTTACTCTTTTTATGAAGGAGCAATCGTTAGCTGATTATGCTAATGTCGAGTACTCCGATGTTAGGCTGTATTTAACGAAGCTTTTTGAGAAGAATCTAGCAAGAAAATCTGTGGCGAGAAAAATATCTAGTATGAGAAGCTTTTACCGGTTTTTATTACGAGATAATCTCGTTCAGAATAATCCTTTTGCACAAGTGATTATGCCAAAGCAAGAAAAGAGATTGCCCGATTTTTTTTATGAAGAGGAGCTTAAAGCATTATTTTTGAGTTGTGATGCTAATACCCCTGTCGGCCAAAGAGATCTTGCCTTGCTTGAAATTTTATATGCTACAGGAATGCGAGTTAGTGAATGTTGTCAGCTTCGATTAAAAGATATTGATTTATACATTGGAACGGTACTTGTTCATGGGAAAGGCCAAAAGGATCGATACATTCCATTTGGTAGCTTTGCTCAAGAAGCGATTGATACATATATCAACAATGGCAGAAAAGCACTTCTTGGAGAAAAGCATTCACAT from Robertmurraya sp. FSL R5-0851 includes the following:
- the topA gene encoding type I DNA topoisomerase; its protein translation is MSEFLVIVESPAKAKTIERYLGKKYKVKASMGHVRDLPKSQMGVDVDHEFEPKYITIRGKGPVLKELKTAAKKAKKIYLAADPDREGEAIAWHLAHTLDVDIHSDCRVVFNEITKDAIKESFKHPRPINMDLVDAQQARRILDRLVGYNISPLFWKKVKKGLSAGRVQSVAVRLIIDRENEIKAFIPEEYWTIEGEFLKGTTSFEADFFGLVNQRMELKSEDEVKSILAKMKGNQFEVTSVTKKERKRNPAVPFTTSSLQQEAARKLNFRAKKTMMLAQQLYEGINLGKEGTVGLITYMRTDSTRISEVAQAEANQYIESTYGANFLPEEKRKEKKGANTQDAHEAIRPTSTLRDPSSMKEFLSRDQLRLYKLIWERFVSSQMAPAVMDTMSVDLKNGEVIFRATGSKVKFPGFMKVYVEGTDDQTEDKNKMLPDLKEGDTVLKKDIEPKQHFTQPPPRYTEARLVKTLEELGIGRPSTFAPTLDTIQKRGYVTLDNKRFIPTELGEIVHELMVEFFPDILDVEFTAKMEQELDNVEEGKTKWVRIIDEFYRGFEKHLEKAEKEMEQVEIKDEPAGEDCEQCGNEMVYKMGRYGKFMACSNFPDCRNTKAIVKDIGVKCPNCKTGNIIERKSKKRRIFYGCDTFPECEFISWDKPLPRNCPKCESLLIEKKLKKGVQVQCISCDYKEEPQS
- the trmFO gene encoding FADH(2)-oxidizing methylenetetrahydrofolate--tRNA-(uracil(54)-C(5))-methyltransferase TrmFO: MIDATVNVIGAGLAGSEAAWQLAKRGIKVRLYEMRPVKQTPAHHTDKFAELVCSNSLRANNLTNAVGVLKEEMRKLDSVIIASADACAVPAGGALAVDRHEFAAHVTDKVKNHPNVTVINEEITEIPEGLTVIATGPLTSPALSAKLQELTGEEYLYFYDAAAPIIEKDSIDMEKVYLKSRYDKGEAAYLNCPMTEEEFDRFYEALVSAETVPLKEFEKEIFFEGCMPIEVMASRGKKTMLFGPMKPVGLEDPKTGKRPFAVVQLRQDDAAGTLYNIVGFQTHLKWGPQKEVLQLIPGLENAEIVRYGVMHRNTFINSPKVLEPTYQFKNRKDLFFAGQMTGVEGYVESAASGLVAGLNAAKLVQGEELVVFPEETAIGSMARYITSASAKNFQPMNANFGLFPELPTKIRGKKERAEHHANRALETIQNFVKNL
- the xerC gene encoding tyrosine recombinase XerC; translated protein: MSEDVNDSAKLFFEYLQIERNYSQYTIEHYQVDVRDFTLFMKEQSLADYANVEYSDVRLYLTKLFEKNLARKSVARKISSMRSFYRFLLRDNLVQNNPFAQVIMPKQEKRLPDFFYEEELKALFLSCDANTPVGQRDLALLEILYATGMRVSECCQLRLKDIDLYIGTVLVHGKGQKDRYIPFGSFAQEAIDTYINNGRKALLGEKHSHDSLFVNFRGEPLTTNGVRHILDRMIKKSSLNGSIHPHKLRHSFATHLLNNGADMRSVQELLGHSFLSSTQIYSHVTNDYLRKTYMAHHPRA